The genomic segment GTCCTCGACAAGCTGACGTACGCGGGGAGCCGGACGAACCTCGATCCCGTCGCCGACAGTCCCCGGTTGCGGTTCGTGCGTGGTGACATCTGCGATCCGTCGGTGGTGACCGAGGTGATGGCCGGGGTGGACCTGGTGGTGCACTTCGCCGCGGAGTCGCATGTGGACCGATCGATCCTCGGGTCCGCCGATTTCGTGCTCACCAACGTGCTCGGCACGCAGACGTTGTTGCAGGCGGCGCTGGACGCGGGGGTCGGCAAGTTCGTGCACGTGTCGACCGACGAGGTGTACGGGTCGATCGACGAGGGTTCGTGGACCGAGGACCATCCACTGGAGCCCAACTCGCCGTACTCGGCGTCCAAGGCGTCGTCCGACCTCATCGCCCGCTCGTTCCACCGGACGTACGGACTGCCGGTGTGCATCACGCGGTGCTCGAACAACTACGGTCCGTACCAGTTCCCCGAGAAGGTCGTCCCGCTGTTCGTCACGAACCTGATCGACGGCAAGCCGGTTCCGCTGTACGGCGACGGGTTGAACGTCCGTGACTGGTTGCACGTGGACGATCACTGTCGCGGCATCCAGCTCGTGGCCGACCACGGTCGTCCGGGAGAGATCTACAACATCGGCGGCGGCACGGAACTGACCAACCGCGAGCTCACCGAACGGCTGCTCTCGGCGGTCGGTGTGGGGTGGGAGATGGTGGAGCCGGTCGAGGACCGCAAGGGGCACGACCGTCGGTACTCGGTGGACATCACGAAGATCAGCACCGAACTCGGATACCGCCCGGAGGTGGATTTCGACGCCGGTCTCGCCGACACTGTGCGCTGGTATGCGGAGAACCGGCAGTGGTGGGAGCCGCTCAAGGAGCGCGCCGCGCTGGCCGCCGGGTGAGTCGCACGCCGCACGACGGGAACGACCGGTCGGCGACGGAGCCGAGACGAAGTGGGGAGTGGCGATGAGTCGAGCGGACGGCGCGGGCCTGGCGGTGTTGGTTCCCGGTGGGACCGGGCAGCTGGGGCGTGACCTGGCGGCGTTGGCCGACGAGCTCGGCGACCGTGTCGAGGTCGTCGCTCCCGGCTCGGCCGAGCTGGACGTCACCGAGCCCGGCGCGGTCGTGGAGGCGGTCAGCGACCTCGCTGCCGGGGCGGCGCAGAGCGGGCGGCGCGCGGTGGTCGTCAACGCCGCCGCGTACACGGCGGTGGACGCCGCGGAGGAGAACGAGGGGGCGGCGTTCGCGGTGAACGCCGACGGTCCGCGCATGCTCGCGGCCGTGTGCTCGTCGCGTGGCGTTCCTCTGGTGCACGTGTCCACCGACTACGTGTTCGGTGGCGACGGCGACCGGCCGTACGAGCCCGGCGACCCGCTTGCGCCGCGCAGCGCGTACGGCCGCACGAAGGCGGCGGGGGAGGACGCCGTCCTCGGTTCGGGGGCCCGCGCCTGGGTGGTGCGCACGTCGTGGGTGTACGGCGCGTCCGGGGCCAACTTCGTCAAGACGATGATGGACCTGGAGTCCCGCCGCGAGACGCTGTCCGTTGTGGACGACCAGGTGGGAAGTCCCACGTATTCCGCGGATCTGGCGCGCGGGCTGTTGGAGCTCGCCGAGCGGATCACCTCGGGCGACGCTCCACAGTCGACGGTGCTGCACTGCACCAACGCGGGCGAGACCACGTGGTTCGGGCTGGCTCGCGCGGTGTTCGCCGCGCTCGGGGCCGACCCGGAACGGGTACGGCCGTGCACGACCGAGGACTTCCCGCGTCCGGCGCCCCGCCCCGCGTACTCGGTCCTGTCCTCCGCGTCGTGGAGGGAGGCGGGACTGACCCCGCTGCGCTCGTGGCAGGAGGCGCTGGCCGCGTTCTTCGCCGAGATCCGGGCTCAGGACCCCACGGCCCGCCGGTAGGCCTTCAGCGTGGTCTCGGCGCACCGGCGCCACGTGAAGCTCGCCGCGTGGGCCCTCCGGGTCGCGGACGCCGAGGCCGCGGGCGGTGGCGCGACGGCCTGCCGAAGGGCGGCGGCCAGCGCGTCGACCTCGCCGTACGGCACGAGCGTGGCGAAGCCCCCCGACACCTCGCGCAGCGTCGGGACGTCGGTGCACACCACCGGGACGTCGCACGCCATCGCTTCGAGGACCGGCAGCCCGAAGCCCTCGTCGCGGGACGGGAGCACGAGTGCCGACGCCCCCGCCACGACGCGTTGGAGGTCCACGTCGGAGAGATAGCCGACGTGTCTCGTGCGCGAGGTGTGGGGGAAGCGACCCGGGCCCGCGAAGACCAGCGGTGGGAGTGCGGGATCGGACTCGTGGGCGCGCAGAAGCCAGTCGAGGCCCTTGCGCGGGCCGGACGCGCCCGCGAACAGCAGGTACTTCTCCGGCAGGCCGAGCTCGGTCCGCCGGTCCTCCGTGGGTGGCCGCCCGGTGAACCAGCCGGCGTCCACTCCGAGCGGGGTCACCTCGATCTTGTCGCGGTCGACGTCGAGGCGTTCGGCCACCGCATCGGCCACGGCCGCGGTGGGAGTGCAGATGACGTCGGCCCGCACCGCGCCACGGCGCACGAGTGCCGGAAGTTCCCGGTCGCTTGGGGCGAGCTCTTCGGGAGCGTCGAGGAACGCCAGGTCGTGGATGGTGAGCACCTGGGCGGCGCGCAGCGTGGCCGGCAGGACGAAGTTGGTGCCGTGCACGACGTCCGCGCGCCCGGCGAACGCCTCGACGGGTGGGAAGTCCGACCGCAGCCAGCTCGCCCGCAGCAGGCGTGCGGCGACGGGTAGA from the Saccharomonospora azurea NA-128 genome contains:
- the rfbB gene encoding dTDP-glucose 4,6-dehydratase gives rise to the protein MRVLVTGGAGFIGSHYVRQVLFGEYAAVSDAEVVVLDKLTYAGSRTNLDPVADSPRLRFVRGDICDPSVVTEVMAGVDLVVHFAAESHVDRSILGSADFVLTNVLGTQTLLQAALDAGVGKFVHVSTDEVYGSIDEGSWTEDHPLEPNSPYSASKASSDLIARSFHRTYGLPVCITRCSNNYGPYQFPEKVVPLFVTNLIDGKPVPLYGDGLNVRDWLHVDDHCRGIQLVADHGRPGEIYNIGGGTELTNRELTERLLSAVGVGWEMVEPVEDRKGHDRRYSVDITKISTELGYRPEVDFDAGLADTVRWYAENRQWWEPLKERAALAAG
- the rfbD gene encoding dTDP-4-dehydrorhamnose reductase, producing MSRADGAGLAVLVPGGTGQLGRDLAALADELGDRVEVVAPGSAELDVTEPGAVVEAVSDLAAGAAQSGRRAVVVNAAAYTAVDAAEENEGAAFAVNADGPRMLAAVCSSRGVPLVHVSTDYVFGGDGDRPYEPGDPLAPRSAYGRTKAAGEDAVLGSGARAWVVRTSWVYGASGANFVKTMMDLESRRETLSVVDDQVGSPTYSADLARGLLELAERITSGDAPQSTVLHCTNAGETTWFGLARAVFAALGADPERVRPCTTEDFPRPAPRPAYSVLSSASWREAGLTPLRSWQEALAAFFAEIRAQDPTARR
- a CDS encoding glycosyltransferase family 4 protein, translated to MARRLRVLLDGTPLLGNRTGIGRYTASLSEALASESNVDTRAVAFTLRGWRGLRSSLPHGVRARGLPVAARLLRASWLRSDFPPVEAFAGRADVVHGTNFVLPATLRAAQVLTIHDLAFLDAPEELAPSDRELPALVRRGAVRADVICTPTAAVADAVAERLDVDRDKIEVTPLGVDAGWFTGRPPTEDRRTELGLPEKYLLFAGASGPRKGLDWLLRAHESDPALPPLVFAGPGRFPHTSRTRHVGYLSDVDLQRVVAGASALVLPSRDEGFGLPVLEAMACDVPVVCTDVPTLREVSGGFATLVPYGEVDALAAALRQAVAPPPAASASATRRAHAASFTWRRCAETTLKAYRRAVGS